The following are from one region of the Acanthopagrus latus isolate v.2019 chromosome 2, fAcaLat1.1, whole genome shotgun sequence genome:
- the LOC119005908 gene encoding ion channel TACAN-like encodes MPQGLTDVLEEWKCLEGEYEQLQETHRLYIQKLDEISNLQTKCTSSISRQRKRLKEVSQLVKNTGPSEEDAKTLDEVKEKIKARPNAFFEMEAFLPKKNGLYLSLVLGNVNVTLLSKQSKFAYKDEYEKFKLYLTVLLLLFSFICYFFVSYRFLDAIFNFLLVWYYCTLTIRESILITNGSRIKGWWVFHHYVSAFLSGVMLTWPDGNLYKSFRNQFLAYSLYQSFVQCLQCYYQSGCLYRLRALGERHNMDLTVEGFQSWMWKGLTFLLPFLFFGHFWQLFNSLSLFRMAQLPDCKEWQVMMCGLSFLILFMGNFFTTVAVVRQKLKTRKQKSKTL; translated from the exons ATGCCTCAAGGTTTGACAGACGTTCTGGAGGAGTGGAAATGTCTGGAAGGAGAGTACGAACAACTTCAG GAGACACATCGACTGTACATACAGAAACTGGACGAAATTTCCAATCTACAAACCAAATGCACCTCGTCCATTTCCAGGCAGCGCAAAAGGCTGAAGGAGGTGTCCCAGCTAGTGAAAAA CACTGGACCATCAGAAGAAGATGCTAAGACCTTGGATGAagtcaaagagaaaataaaggctCGACCAAATGCTTTCTTTGAAATGGAAGCTTTCCTTCCCAAGAAAAATGG GTTGTACCTCAGTCTGGTTCTtggaaatgtgaatgtgactCTTCTCAGCAAGCAGTCAAA ATTTGCCTACAAAGATGAATATGAGAAGTTCAAGCTGTACCTCACagtgctcctgctgctgttctcctTCATATGCTATTTCTTTGTGAGCTACAG ATTCCTTGATGCAATCTTCAACTTCCTGCTGGTGTGGTACTACTGTACGTTAACGATCAGGGAAAGTATCCTCATCACCAACGGCTCCAG AATCAAAGGCTGGTGGGTTTTTCATCACTACGTCTCAGCTTTTTTGTCCGGTGTAATGCTGACATG GCCTGATGGGAATCTGTATAAATCATTCAGGAACCAGTTCCTTGCCTACTCCTTGTATCAAA GCTTTGTCCAGTGTCTGCAGTGCTATTATCAGAGCGGGTGTCTGTACAGGCTGCGAGCTCTgggagagagacacaacatGGACCTGACCGTGG AGGGATTTCAGTCATGGATGTGGAAAGGGCTGACATTTCTTTTGCCCTTCCTCTTTTTTGGACAT TTCTGGCAGCTCTTCAACAGCCTGTCTCTCTTCAGGATGGCTCAGCTCCCAGACTGTAAAGAATGGCAG GTCATGATGTGTGGTCTCAGCTTCCTCATTCTGTTCATGGGAAACTTCTTCACCACTGTTGCTGTGGTCCGCCAGAAGCTCAAGACcaggaaacaaaaatcaaagacTCTGTGA